The Centroberyx gerrardi isolate f3 chromosome 7, fCenGer3.hap1.cur.20231027, whole genome shotgun sequence genome contains a region encoding:
- the pgls gene encoding 6-phosphogluconolactonase, which yields MAGRRVVVFPSSAELGPVLARLVASRAQKAVSSRGRFTLGLSGGSLVSMLGKELPALPDLDCSKWVAGFCDERLVPTDDPESTYGLYKNQLFSKINIPDSGILAIDSSLPVKECAEDYTCKLKKAFPDDDIPVFDLLLLGMGPDGHTCSLFPDHPLLEETEKIVAPISDSPKPPPQRVTMTFPVVNSARCVAFVSTGGSKAPVLKEVLEGREGPALPAARVVPTEGELFWLIDDPAAASLTIQVERPGSGAKL from the exons ATGGCTGGCAGAAGAGTTGTGGTGTTCCCCTCCTCGGCGGAGCTCGGCCCGGTGCTGGCTCGGCTGGTGGCGTCCCGGGCTCAGAAGGCCGTCTCCTCCCGTGGCCGGTTCACCCTGGGCCTCTCCGGAGGCAGCCTCGTGTCCATGCTGGGCAAGGAGCTGCCTGCCCTGCCGGACTTGGACTGCAGCAAATGGGTTGCCGGGTTCTGCGACGAGCGGTTGGTTCCCACCGATGACCCTGAGAGCACCTATGGGCTGTACAAG AATCAGTTGTTTTCCAAGATCAACATCCCTGACAGCGGGATCTTGGCCATCGACTCCTCTCTGCCAGTGAAGGAGTGTGCTGAGGATTATACCTGCAAACTGAAGAAG GCCTTCCCAGACGATGACATACCTGTGTttgacctgctgctgctgggtatGGGGCCTGACGGACATACATGTTCCCTCTTCCCAGACCACCCTCTCCTGGAG GAAACTGAGAAGATTGTGGCCCCCATCAGTGACTCTCCCAAACCACCGCCACAGCGTGTGACCATGACATTCCCAGTGGTGAACTCGGCACGCTGTGTGGCCTTTGTATCAACAGGGGGAAGCAAAGCACCTGTGTTGAAG GAAGTGCTGGAGGGTAGAGAGGGTCCAGCTCTCCCGGCAGCTCGTGTCGTCCCCACCGAAGGCGAGCTCTTCTGGCTCATTGACGACCCAGCAGCTGCCTCCTTAACTATCCAGGTAGAGAGGCCAGGCTCAGGGGCGAAACTGTAG
- the colgalt1a gene encoding procollagen galactosyltransferase 1, with protein MHGLAALILTLLSCSRPAWGYFAEERWSPESPLLAPRVLIALICRNSEHSLPYFLGNIERLNYPKERVALWVATDHNEDNTTAVLRDWLVKVQNLYHYVEWRPKEEPRGYEDEDSPKHWTNLRYAYIMKLRQAALESAREMWADYFLLVDCDNLLTNPDVLWKLISENKTIIAPMLDSRAAYSNFWCGMTSQGYYKRTPAYIPMRKQVRKGCFAVPMVHSTFLIDLRKEASRQLAFHPPHPDYSWAFDDIIVFAFSARMADVQMFVCNRETYGSFPVPLRSHNTLKDEADSFLHSLLEVNVRNPPVMPSKYIPVPSKQPDKLGFDEVFMINLQRRTDRRDRMLRTLYEQEIACKVIAAVDGKAMNISEIHTMGIHMLPGYSDPYHGRPLTKGELGCFLSHYNIWKEVVERGLHTSLVIEDDLRFEIFFKRRLKNLMSEVESEGLDWDLIYIGRKRMQVDHPEKAVPNIHNLVEADYSYWTLGYMISLQGAKKLLNAEPLKRILPVDEFLPIMFNKHPVSDYMDQFETRDLKAFSAEPLLVFPTHYTGDTGYISDTETSTVWDNEKVRTDWDRARSGKTREQAEISSEAQNSDVLQSPLDSTARDEL; from the exons ATGCACGGACTCGCCGCCCTCATCCTGACGCTCCTGTCCTGCAGCAGACCTGCCTGGGGATATTTCGCGGAGGAGCGCTGGAGCCCCGAGTCTCCGCTCCTCGCTCCCCGGGTCCTCATCGCCCTCATCTGCCGAAACTCGGAGCACTCTTTGCCGTATTTCCTCGGAAATATCGAGCGTCTCAATTATCCTAAGGAACGTGTGGCACTGTG GGTAGCAACTGATCACAATGAGGACAACACAACAGCCGTGCTGCGTGACTGGCTTGTCAAGGTGCAGAACCTTTACCACTATGTGGAATGGAGGCCAAAAGAGGAACCCAG AGGTTATGAGGATGAAGATAGTCCAAAGCACTGGACGAACCTCCGTTACGCGTATATTATGAAGCTTCGGCAAGCAGCGTTGGAGTCGGCTCGTGAGATGTGGGCCGACTACTTCCTG TTGGTGGACTGTGATAACCTCCTCACCAATCCCGATGTGCTCTGGAAGCTCATCAGTGAGAATAAGACCATTATTGCCCCAATGCTTGACTCTCGCGCAGCCTATTCCAACTTCTGGTGTGGCATGACCTCCCAG GGTTACTATAAGCGCACGCCTGCCTACATACCCATGAGGAAGCAGGTGCGGAAAGGCTGTTTTGCAGTGCCCATGGTCCACTCCACCTTCTTGATAGACCTCAGAAAAGAAGCGTCCAGACAGCTGGCCTTTCACCCCCCACACCCAGACTACAGCTGGGCTTTCGATGACATCATTGTGTTTGCCTTCTCTGCTCGTATGGCAG atgtgcaaatgtttgtgtgtaacaGAGAGACCTACGGTTCCTTCCCTGTGCCGCTACGATCCCACAATACTTTGAAAGATGAAGCTGACAGCTTCTTGCATTCCCTGTTGGAGGTTAATG TGCGAAATCCCCCAGTGATGCCTTCCAAATACATACCTGTTCCTAGCAAACAACCAGACAAACTGGGCTTTGACGAG GTGTTCATGATAAACTTGCAGAGGCGGACTGACCGCCGAGACCGCATGCTGAGGACATTGTACGAGCAGGAGATCGCTTGTAAGGTCATTGCAGCTGTGGATGGAAA AGCAATGAATATCAGTGAAATTCATACTATGGGCATCCATATGCTGCCTGGCTACAGTGACCCTTATCATGGCCGCCCACTGACTAAGGGAGAGTTGGGGTGCTTCCTTTCCCACTATAACATCTGGAAAGAG GTTGTGGAGCGGGGTCTGCACACCTCCCTGGTGATTGAAGACGACCTGCGTTTCGAGATCTTCTTTAAACGTCGCCTGAAGAACTTGATGAGTGAGGTGGAGAGCGAGGGGCTGGACTGGGACctcat ATACATTGGTCGAAAAAGAATGCAGGTGGATCACCCAGAGAAAGCCGTGCCAAATATTCACAACTTAGTGGAGGCAGACTACTCATATTGGACACTAGGCTATATGATTTCATTACAAGGTGCCAAGAAGCTCTTGAATGCAGAGCCACTAAAGAGGATCTTGCCGGTGGATGAGTTTCTCCCCATCATGTTCAATAAACACCCTGT CTCTGACTACATGGACCAGTTTGAGACTAGGGACCTGAAGGCCTTTTCGGCAGAGCCTCTTCTGGTGTTCCCGACCCACTACACGGGCGACACAGGCTACATCAGCGACACCGAGACCTCCACTGTGTGGGACAACGAGAAGGTCCGTACGGACTGGGACAGAGCCCGCTCAGGCAAGACCCGGGAGCAGGCAGAGATCAGCTCAGAGGCCCAGAACTCAGACGTCCTGCAGTCCCCTCTGGACAGTACGGCACGGGACGAGCTATGA